CCAAATGTGTTGTTACATCTGACATATGGCAAGTTCTATCTTCATTTGGTTCAGAATGATTTTTATTGGCAGTGTTGGCAATTTGGCTCAATTCTTGTTGCGGGTTAGACTGAAACTAAAATAGTTGAACCCATATTGGGCATCAGAGTGGGGTAAGATTTGAAATGCATGCTTTTATTGATCTATTTAGGCAGAAATGTTGTTGCAAAGATCTAGTGAGTTTTTCCATTGTGCTCACTGCTCAAGTACCCTGATTTTGACATACAATGAGGCGACTTCAAAAGTAGAGAAATTTTCCAACCCACTATGGTAAGTTGGAGCTCCTCTGAACCAAAGCAGTTGTACATGTACTGTAAGAGAAACGTATTCATGATaaccaaatatatttatttattcatgGGAAAGCTGACAGAAGCAATACAATTTAGGCTTTAACCAATGGAGGTCAAGGTTGAAGGGCGAGAGACCAACAATATAACAAATCTAGGCTAACCTATGGATACCTAGAAAGTACAGCCTATACAGTCAGCAACCCAAAATGTAGGTTTTGTTGGGGACAAAATAGCAGGGCCAATGGGACTCTCATTTGGCTGCTCTAAAAACACCTAAAAAGTATATTTATTTTTGAGAGTACCCTGatttgttaaggttagggttagggggctTGATTATGGGTAGGCcgagggttagaattaggggttgGCATTCCAGTCACATGCTTTTGCTCACACCAGCAGAGCACAGCTTCAAACATCAGACATGTGTGACCTGCATCCTGCTGTCGCCCCTCTACGATGACTTGGGCTGCTCACGGATCCTCCGCAAGGCGAAGGCGTACAGGAAGTGGTCCAGGCAGCTGTTAATAACCATAAAGCACCGGGCGACACTCGCTACCGCGTTTCTGTGGCACCGAAGCGCAACTGACAACTCTGTCAGGGGAGTATGTTGCACAATGCAGGTGATGTCTACCATATTGACAATGTGCACAGGGATCAAGAGGATGAAGAAGGCGACCACCACACTGGTGACCAGCCACGTCATCTTTGCACTGCTGAACAGCGCCGTCTGGTTCACCCGCCGGTGGAGGCGGCAGTAGGACGTGACAAGCACAGAGAACGGGACCACAAACCATAAAACTGTCTCCGAGACGAGGACAGCAACTCTTTCAGCATCAGAGCCCGTGTGTCGCTGGCACTTGAGCTCGCCATCAACCACATCACGAGTGACAACAGTGGGGGCAGTCAGAGCACAGGCGAGCCCCCACAGGGCCAGGAGCAGCACTACCTCCCCCTTGCGCCCCAGCCTGTTCCACATCTGAGGGTAGAGGACCTGGAGGAGGCGATGGACACCGAATAGAGTAACCGTTAGCACGTTACAGCACAGGCTGAATTAGAGCAGGAAGGTGGCTAACTTGCATGCTGCACAGCCCAGAATCCAGGCATGCAGGATATGGTAGATCAACACAGGAACCATGGCCAGGCACAGGATGTTGGAGGAAGCCAGGTTGAGCATGAGGCACAGGGTGAAGTTGAGGAGTCGGGACGAGCGGCGCAGGATGACCACCAGGACACCTATGTTACCAGGGAGGCCTAGAACACAGCACAGCCCCATGATGATGCTCCATATCAGGCGGCCCGAAACCACGCCATCCGGAATCCAAGTGGAGTTCAAGCTGGAGTTGCTGGAGGAGTTCATATTCACCGTGGTCCGTGAAAGAATATGAGATCTAAGAGCTGTCTGGAAGACAGTAGACTTTAGACATCTAATTCTTTAGTTTCTCGTTCTTGAAATCCTCACAAGTTTGTTATCTTCTCTTGAAGTCTTGTAACAGAGTGATAATATGGAAACTgatgtgggttaactgcctctgGTCAgcttcctcctgacaaagctctctgtgtgtgtgtgtgtgtgtgtgtgtgtgtgtgtgtgtgtgtgtgtgtgtgtgtgtgtgtgtgtgtgtgtgtgtgtgtgtgtgtgtgtgtgtgtgtgtgtgtgtgtgtgtgtgtgtgtgtgtgtgtgtgtgtgtgtgtgtgtgtgtgtgtgtgtgtgtgtgtgtgtgtgtgtgtgagcttgagTCTGAGCCttggtgtgagtgtgagtgagtgagtgagagagagagagagagagagggatttgtGTTTGTGGTTAAC
Above is a genomic segment from Oncorhynchus masou masou isolate Uvic2021 chromosome 12, UVic_Omas_1.1, whole genome shotgun sequence containing:
- the LOC135549293 gene encoding apelin receptor A-like, which encodes MNSSSNSSLNSTWIPDGVVSGRLIWSIIMGLCCVLGLPGNIGVLVVILRRSSRLLNFTLCLMLNLASSNILCLAMVLYPQMWNRLGRKGEVVLLLALWGLACALTAPTVVTRDVVDGELKCQRHTGSDAERVAVLVSETVLWFVVPFSVLVTSYCRLHRRVNQTALFSSAKMTWLVTSVVVAFFILLIPVHIVNMVDITCIVQHTPLTELSVALRCHRNAVASVARCFMVINSCLDHFLYAFALRRIREQPKSS